In Eretmochelys imbricata isolate rEreImb1 chromosome 14, rEreImb1.hap1, whole genome shotgun sequence, a genomic segment contains:
- the LTA gene encoding lymphotoxin-alpha — protein MLEKDEFNLDQRLSQAAASPQAPPAASPPPQGLPAPLSPPAPSASRLSPPPMEPEPERAGPLLLELGPKSRRDLCWHLLRGTCFLLLGALLGTVLYGYFQRKAEDEAGGGVRGSEDAAASWISLGQRAGRTHSPAAHLIGHPSTSGERLRWRSDVDASFTQGGFRLANDSLVVPASGTYFVYFQASFLGAACPAGDEPLILAHRVLLFSNTYPQDVPILSAHKTACPGRAPWYRSLRQGAAFALQQGDRLSTQTEGEAHLLAGQGTLSFGAFAL, from the exons AGGCTGAGCCAGGCAGCAGCCTCGCCACAGGCTCCTCCAGCCGCCTCGCCTCCACCACAAGGTCTCCCGGCTCCGCTCTCCCCGccagccccctcagcctcccGGCTCAGCCCCCCACCCATGGAGCCCGAGCCAGAGCGGGCCGGGCCCctcctgctggagctggggcccAAGAGCCGCAGGGATCTCTGCTGGCATCTGCTTCGCGGCACCTGCTTTCTCCTGCTGGGGGCGCTGTTGGGCACAGTGCTGTACGGGTACTTCCAGAGAAAG GCGGAAGATGAGGCTGGAGGGGGGGTCAGAGGCTCTGAAGACGCCG CTGCCTCCTGGATCTCCTTGGGGCAACGCGCCGGCCGGACCCACTCGCCCGCAGCCCATCTTATAG GCCACCCCAGCACTTCCGGCGAGCGGCTCCGCTGGCGAAGCGACGTCGACGCCTCCTTCACCCAGGGGGGCTTCCGCCTGGCCAACGACTCGCTGGTGGTGCCGGCCTCGGGGACGTATTTCGTCTACTTCCAGGCGTCCTTCCTGGGGGCCGCCTGCCCCGCGGGGGACGAGCCCCTGATCCTGGCCCACCGCGTGTTGCTCTTCTCCAACACCTACCCCCAAGACGTCCCCATCTTGAGCGCCCACAAAACGGCCTGCCCCGGGAGGGCCCCCTGGTACCGGTCCCTCCGCCAGGGGGCAGCCTTTGCCCTGCAGCAGGGGGACCGGCTGTCCACACAGACGGAGGGGGAGGCTcatctgctggcgggccagggCACTTTGTCGTTCGGAGCGTTT